Proteins encoded together in one candidate division WOR-3 bacterium window:
- a CDS encoding branched-chain amino acid ABC transporter permease produces MAAGNKLRIDIGIVMLLIVLGLFAVLEFLIVSGVINPYVHTILCYAGIVVISALGLNLIYGYTGQFSLGHAAFYGIGGYTAALVTRSIAAKGLWVLPVGVLAGALTAGVIALLIGLPILRLKSDYLGIATLGFGMIVNVLFKNSDKLIKAMGGAAGMRGIERLTTFPWVFIFCLGAVIVLRNLVFSGVGRALISIREDELAAEAVGVNATSYKTLGFVIGCMFAGVAGGLYAHLYTYLNPDNFDFLKSIDVLLIVVIGGLGSISGTIIAGAGWAFLLEGLRVILPSAVQEWRMVVYPLVLIVVMLFRSGGIMGGSEFNFLKPQEYRRR; encoded by the coding sequence ATGGCAGCGGGTAATAAATTGAGAATCGACATCGGCATTGTTATGTTGCTTATTGTTCTTGGGTTGTTTGCGGTCCTGGAGTTTTTGATTGTTTCCGGGGTGATTAACCCTTATGTCCACACCATTCTATGTTATGCCGGCATCGTGGTTATTTCCGCATTAGGGCTTAATTTAATTTATGGATATACAGGCCAGTTCTCGTTAGGTCATGCCGCATTTTATGGTATCGGTGGCTATACCGCAGCGCTGGTAACGCGGTCGATAGCGGCAAAGGGGTTGTGGGTGCTTCCTGTGGGTGTACTTGCCGGCGCATTAACGGCTGGGGTAATCGCCCTGCTGATTGGGCTGCCAATTTTACGGTTGAAGTCCGATTATCTCGGTATTGCGACGCTGGGTTTTGGGATGATTGTCAATGTGCTGTTTAAAAATTCTGATAAATTGATAAAGGCAATGGGTGGGGCGGCAGGCATGCGGGGGATTGAGAGATTAACCACTTTTCCCTGGGTGTTTATCTTCTGTTTGGGGGCGGTAATTGTACTCCGTAACCTTGTTTTTTCGGGTGTAGGCCGGGCGTTGATTTCAATCCGCGAGGACGAACTGGCAGCAGAGGCGGTCGGGGTAAATGCCACTTCTTACAAGACCCTGGGGTTTGTCATTGGTTGTATGTTTGCCGGTGTGGCGGGAGGGCTTTATGCTCATCTTTACACCTATCTCAATCCTGACAACTTCGACTTTCTTAAGTCAATTGATGTGTTGTTGATTGTTGTGATTGGCGGACTGGGAAGTATTTCTGGGACGATAATTGCCGGTGCCGGCTGGGCATTTCTCCTCGAGGGTTTACGGGTTATCCTTCCTTCTGCGGTGCAGGAGTGGCGGATGGTTGTTTATCCCTTGGTTCTGATTGTAGTAATGCTGTTCCGCTCCGGTGGAATAATGGGGGGCAGTGAGTTCAATTTTCTAAAACCACAGGAGTATCGCCGGCGGTGA
- a CDS encoding branched-chain amino acid ABC transporter permease, with translation MTYFLQQLINGLQLGFVYALIALGYTMVYGIVRLINFAHGDVFMVGAYLGFFALASWRLPLPVAIIIAMVGCAALGVFIERVAYKPLRRAPRISSLITAIGVSLFLEYFTSLKFVFGPYFRAYPRPFAIRTYNLSGITVSNIQIIVFGVAILLMVALTLFVNRTKTGMAMRAVSFDRDAAALMGINVDNIISVTFGIGAALAGAGGVLYGIAYPQINPFMGIMPGLKAFVAAVLGGIGIIPGAMLGAVIMGIVEKLTEVYISSTLRDAAAFAILIVVLLVRPTGILGKREQEKV, from the coding sequence TTGACTTATTTCCTGCAGCAGTTAATTAACGGCTTACAACTCGGTTTTGTGTATGCCCTCATCGCCCTGGGCTACACTATGGTTTATGGGATTGTTCGTTTGATTAACTTTGCCCATGGCGATGTCTTTATGGTTGGCGCCTATTTAGGGTTTTTTGCATTAGCCAGCTGGCGGCTACCTTTGCCCGTTGCCATAATAATTGCGATGGTGGGTTGTGCGGCTTTAGGGGTCTTTATTGAGCGAGTGGCGTATAAACCCCTGCGGCGGGCACCAAGGATTTCTTCGCTGATTACGGCAATTGGTGTTTCGCTTTTCCTTGAGTATTTTACCAGTTTAAAGTTTGTTTTTGGACCTTATTTCCGGGCTTATCCTCGGCCGTTTGCGATCCGAACATATAATCTGAGCGGGATAACGGTTTCGAACATACAAATTATTGTTTTCGGGGTGGCAATTTTACTGATGGTGGCTTTAACCCTGTTTGTTAACCGGACGAAAACCGGAATGGCAATGCGGGCGGTTTCATTCGACCGGGATGCGGCGGCGCTGATGGGAATAAATGTGGACAATATAATTTCGGTAACCTTCGGAATCGGGGCGGCACTTGCCGGCGCCGGTGGTGTACTTTATGGCATCGCCTACCCTCAGATTAATCCATTTATGGGGATTATGCCGGGGTTAAAGGCATTTGTCGCTGCCGTGTTAGGTGGCATTGGCATAATTCCCGGAGCGATGTTAGGCGCCGTGATTATGGGAATTGTTGAGAAGTTAACAGAGGTTTACATCTCATCCACTTTAAGGGATGCGGCGGCGTTCGCGATATTGATTGTTGTTCTCCTGGTACGGCCTACGGGTATATTGGGAAAACGGGAGCAGGAAAAGGTTTAG